One genomic region from Panthera tigris isolate Pti1 chromosome D1, P.tigris_Pti1_mat1.1, whole genome shotgun sequence encodes:
- the ENDOD1 gene encoding endonuclease domain-containing 1 protein isoform X2, with translation MRPARWLALGSLLALAALLEGRLVGEEEAGFGECDRFFYAGTPPAGLAAEAHVKICQRSAGAERFATLYSSRDRIPVYSAFRAARPAAGGAEPRWLVEPQIDDPASNLEEGTDETDAIASVNNLGSKQALSADYVDSDYQRGQLFPFSLGSDFHVATFALTNAAPMTPSFRERWYMNLNSLMDRALGPQCGGGEDLYILTGTVPSDRRVHGKVTVPAFVWLAACCAVPGSGWAMGFVKHTRDGDVIEDVMVKELEKLLPFNPQLFRDNCGETEQDTERMKKILEVVNQVQDEERAVRSEEGASARSSAKSERSALLPPEASEERSSFWGKLMGLLVTPVIKLFQLLYYLAVGILKNIMYLLWFVTKQVINGIESCLYRLGSATISYFLAIGEELASIPWKHLSF, from the exons ATGCGGCCCGCGCGCTGGCTCGCGCTGGGCAGCCTCCTCGCCCTGGCCGCGCTGCTGGAAGGCCGGCTGGTGGGCGAGGAGGAAGCCGGCTTCGGCGAATGTGACCGCTTCTTCTACGCCGGGACCCCGCCAGCGGGGCTGGCGGCCGAGGCCCACGTGAAGATCTGTCAGCGCTCCGCGGGCGCGGAGCGCTTCGCCACCCTGTACAGCAGCCGGGACCGCATCCCCGTGTACTCGGCGTTCCGCGCGGCGCGCCCCGCGGCTGGTGGCGCGGAGCCCCGCTGGCTGGTGGAGCCGCAG ATTGACGATCCCGCCAGCAACCTGGAGGAGGGGACTGATGAGACTGATGCCATCGCCTCCGTGAACAACCTGGGGAGCAAGCAGGCCCTGAGCGCAGATTACGTGGATTCTGATTACCAAAGAGGACAGCTGTTCCCGTTCTCCCTTGGCAGTGATTTCCACGTGGCCACGTTCGCTCTCACAAATGCAGCTCCGATGACCCCGTCCTTCCGGGAGCGGTGGTACATGAATCTCAACAGCCTAATGGACCGCGCCCTGGGCCCTCAGTGTGGCGGTGGGGAAGACCTGTATATCCTCACGGGCACTGTGCCCTCAGACCGCAGAGTTCATGGCAAAGTGACCGTCCCTGCGTTTGTTTGGCTGGCAGCCTGTTGTGCCGTCCCTGGCAGCGGCTGGGCCATGGGCTTTGTCAAGCACACCCGGGACGGTGACGTCATAGAGGACGTGATGGTGAAAGAATTGGAGAAACTGCTTCCGTTTAACCCTCAGCTGTTCCGGGACAACTGCGGCGAAACCGAGCAAGACAcggagagaatgaaaaaaatcctGGAAGTGGTTAACCAGGTCCAGGACGAAGAGCGAGCGGTGCGATCGGAAGAGGGCGCTAGTGCCCGCTCTAGCGCAAAGAGCGAGAGATCTGCTCTGCTGCCCCCAGAGGCCTCTGAGGAGAGGAGTAGCTTTTGGGGCAAGTTGATGGGCCTGCTCGTGACCCCCGTCATCAAGCTTTTCCAGTTACTTTATTATCTTGCAGTGGGGATCCTGAAGAACATTATGTACCTCCTGTGGTTTGTTACCAAGCAAGTGATTAATGGCATAGAAAGTT
- the LOC122231309 gene encoding lysine-specific demethylase 4D-like encodes MVIEGVNTPYLYFGMWKTTFAWHTEDMDLYSINYLHFGEPKTWYAVPPEHGRRLERLATELFPGSARACDAFLRHKAALISPTVLKDNGIPFNRITQEAGEFMVTFPYGYHSGFNHGFNCAEAINFATPRWIDYGKVASQCSCGEARVTFSMDAFVRILQPECYELRKRGQDRAVVDHTEPTSPDKGELSAWWGRSARNLQPVGRHELSSSSSGTGGSGVDCPCLGQDALHTPDPEASPAPGQCWLSDPCNLPSCYGFRSSESLNGPCFLRSLPVLPGCLRYATT; translated from the coding sequence ATGGTCATCGAGGGCGTCAACACGCCCTACCTGTACTTTGGCATGTGGAAGACCACCTTCGCCTGGCACACGGAGGACATGGACCTTTACAGCATCAACTACCTGCACTTCGGGGAGCCCAAAACCTGGTACGCGGTGCCCCCGGAGCACGGCCGGCGCCTGGAGCGCCTGGCCACCGAGCTGTTCCCGGGCAGTGCCCGCGCCTGTGACGCCTTCCTGCGGCACAAGGCGGCTCTCATCTCGCCCACGGTCCTCAAGGACAACGGGATCCCCTTCAATCGTATCACTCAGGAGGCTGGCGAGTTCATGGTGACGTTTCCCTATGGCTACCACTCTGGCTTCAACCACGGCTTCAACTGCGCAGAAGCCATCAACTTCGCCACCCCGCGATGGATCGATTATGGCAAAGTGGCGTCTCAGTGCAGCTGCGGGGAGGCCAGGGTCACCTTCTCCATGGACGCCTTCGTGCGCATCCTGCAGCCTGAGTGCTATGAGCTGCGGAAGCGCGGGCAGGACCGGGCTGTTGTGGACCACACGGAGCCCACCTCGCCAGACAAGGGGGAGCTCAGCGCCTGGTGGGGGAGGTCTGCCCGGAATCTCCAGCCAGTTGGCAGACATGAGTTGTCATCATCGTCCTCAGGAACAGGAGGCTCAGGAGTCGACTGCCCATGCCTGGGCCAAGACGCGCTGCACACTCCGGACCCCGAGGCTAGTCCTGCCCCGGGACAATGCTGGCTATCAGACCCCTGCAACCTGCCATCGTGCTATGGCTTCCGCAGCTCAGAGTCCTTGAACGGACCTTGCTTCCTCCGGTCCCTCCCAGTCCTTCCTGGTTGCCTCAGATATGCCACCACTTGA